A stretch of the Alphaproteobacteria bacterium genome encodes the following:
- a CDS encoding amidohydrolase family protein yields MAERASVDGTADLLIRGADRVVAYDATTGSHVYLTDADVAVSDGRFSFVGHGFTGGADREVSGRGLMVMPGLIDLHSHPWSESMNRGFGEDMANACLHCTMYEHKPGWGDDMAGWLATASMAYAELLRSGVTTLTDMTTPYEGWIENFAASGLRGFVAPMMRSALWSLDSAGEVVGWNWFDDDGAESFARGLEAVDAAMAHKSGRMSAMVMPAQVDTCTERFLQDALAAARKRGIGMQTHACQVLPELWEMERRHAMSPVAWMEAIGVLGADVTLSHAPFLDHHSWLGNDSPTDLERLGKAGANVAHCPTVLTRSGVMLEDFRRYRQAGVTIAMGTDTAPQNMMEEMRMAAIMARAAAADPTAGTTRSVFEAATLGGAKALQRDDIGRIAVGACGDLVLVDLNHRDMAPGHDPIRALVFNAAERPVKDVYVGGEQVVADGRVLTVDETAMTQAMTAANQRAMAAYARFDRAGRPADEVSPPVFPLARDWPANRP; encoded by the coding sequence ATGGCGGAGCGCGCCTCGGTGGACGGCACGGCGGACCTTCTTATTCGCGGGGCTGACCGGGTGGTGGCCTATGACGCCACGACCGGCAGCCATGTCTATCTGACGGACGCCGACGTGGCGGTGAGTGATGGCCGGTTCAGTTTCGTCGGTCATGGGTTCACCGGCGGCGCGGACCGTGAGGTCTCCGGCCGCGGCCTCATGGTCATGCCGGGTCTGATCGACCTGCACTCCCACCCCTGGTCTGAATCCATGAATCGCGGCTTCGGCGAAGACATGGCCAATGCCTGTCTGCATTGCACCATGTACGAGCACAAGCCCGGCTGGGGCGACGATATGGCCGGCTGGCTGGCAACCGCCAGCATGGCTTATGCGGAGTTGCTGCGCTCTGGCGTCACTACGCTGACCGACATGACCACGCCCTATGAAGGGTGGATCGAGAATTTCGCGGCGTCCGGCCTGCGCGGCTTCGTGGCGCCCATGATGCGCTCTGCCCTGTGGTCGCTGGACAGTGCCGGCGAGGTAGTGGGGTGGAACTGGTTTGACGATGACGGCGCCGAATCCTTCGCTCGCGGGCTGGAGGCGGTGGACGCCGCCATGGCGCACAAGAGCGGCCGCATGAGCGCCATGGTCATGCCGGCGCAGGTGGATACCTGCACCGAACGCTTTCTGCAGGATGCCCTGGCGGCAGCGCGCAAACGGGGCATCGGCATGCAGACCCATGCCTGCCAGGTGCTACCCGAACTGTGGGAGATGGAGCGGCGACACGCCATGAGTCCGGTGGCGTGGATGGAGGCGATTGGCGTACTGGGAGCGGATGTGACTTTGTCTCATGCACCGTTCCTCGACCACCATTCATGGCTCGGCAATGACTCTCCGACCGACCTGGAGCGGCTCGGCAAGGCCGGAGCCAATGTGGCGCACTGTCCGACGGTGCTGACCCGCAGCGGCGTCATGCTGGAGGACTTCCGACGCTACCGTCAGGCCGGCGTCACCATTGCCATGGGCACCGACACCGCGCCGCAGAATATGATGGAGGAGATGCGCATGGCCGCCATCATGGCACGGGCGGCGGCGGCCGATCCCACCGCCGGCACCACGCGATCCGTCTTCGAGGCGGCGACCCTGGGTGGGGCGAAAGCCCTGCAGCGTGATGACATCGGCCGTATCGCGGTGGGGGCCTGCGGCGATCTGGTGCTGGTGGACCTCAACCACCGTGACATGGCGCCAGGCCACGACCCCATCCGCGCCCTGGTGTTCAACGCCGCCGAGCGACCGGTAAAGGACGTTTATGTGGGTGGTGAGCAGGTGGTGGCCGATGGCCGGGTCCTGACCGTCGATGAAACGGCCATGACCCAGGCCATGACCGCGGCCAACCAGCGGGCCATGGCGGCCTATGCCCGGTTCGACCGGGCCGGCCGGCCGGCGGACGAGGTGTCGCCGCCGGTCTTTCCCCTGGCCCGTGACTGGCCGGCAAACCGGCCCTAG